The DNA sequence CTCTGCACTGGATCTGTTAAAGGTTCAGAAATTCCTGATGGGTGCTGCCAAGATTTCACAAAAATAAGCCTTTTACAAGGTTATGATAGGAGATATTACTATGAATAAGCTAAAAAAATGTACAGCGATGATTCTGGTTCTGATCATGGCTCTCAGCTGTTTTGTGTATGGAAATGCGATAAAAGCGCAGGCCGCTTCTACCCAGTTCTCCATTTCCCTTTCATCTTCAAGTGTATCAAAGGGAGGTTCGGTAACAGTAACCGTATCAGTAAGCTGCTCCGAAGCACTGGGTGCATACAGCTATTGCTTGTCCTATGATTCTTCCGTTCTGGAATACACTTCCGGTGACGGATATGGCGGAGGCGGTACAATTTCCTGTGCCGGATACGGTGACGGAAATATCAAATCTGCTTCTAACAGCTTTACATTTTCTGCTATCGCAAGTGGCTCTTCCTATGTAGGTACAGGAAGCTCAGACGTATATACCTGGGGTGAGGAAAGCTGCTCTGTCTCAAATGCCGGTGCTACGATCACTGTAACAGCAGCAGGTAGCGGCAACAACGGTGGAGATTCCACCACTCAGGCTGCAACTACACAAGAACAGGGTTCCACCGAAGCCGGAAGTACCGAAAGCGGAGAATCTACAGAAAGCACCGAAGAAACTTCCGAGGAGACAACCGAAGAAATGTCCGATAATTGTTTCCTTTCATCCCTTCAAATCACACCGGGCGAATTAAAGCCGGAATTTTCAAAGGATGTATATTCATATGAGACAACTGTTCCGGGTGAAACAACAAGTCTTGCCATCAATGCTTTACCGGAAGATTCCAAATCATCTGTATCTATTGACGGAAACGAGAACTTCGAACCGGGCAAGCAGGCACATGTTACGATAAAAATTACCGCCGAGACAGGCGACACCCACATTTATGATCTTACGGTAAATGTTGAGGAAATCGTTGATACACGGGCTGTTATCAATGTAAACGGAACCGATTATTATTTCTCTCAGGATTATAGCAAGATCAGTGTCCCTGAAGGGTTTGCCCAGTCAAAAGAAAAATTTGATGGCACCGATGTAATCTTATATACTTCTCCTAATGGTCAGATCAAATGTGCATATCTGACGGATAAAGATGGAAAAAACGGGGCATGGTACATCATTGATCTGAATGCAAAAACAGCAGTTCCGTTGATCAATGTGCAGTCGGCATATAAGAATTTTATTATTCTGGAACCATCTGACAACGTAAGCAAGCCGGAAGGTTACAGCTCATTCTCTTATGATTTTGGTGGAAACACCGTTACTGCTTACCATGTAACAGAAAATGATGAAGTTATCTTGGTATATGCTATGAGTCCGGATTCTGACCCAAGCTGGTACAGATACGATACCGTTGAGAAAACATTTGTCCGATATAATGCAGATCCTGTAACGGAAAAGCAGGAAGAAGCTGCATCAGACGGTTCATTCTTCGACCAGCATAAGGATAAGGTTCTGACAATCTGCATCATTGTCGTTGTAGTTATGTTCTTCCTTATCATCATCCTTGCATGCATGCTTGTACGTGTGATCCGAAAGGGTCTGCCTGAAGACGATGAGCCGGATGATCCGAACGATCCTGATAAAATGACCGATGAAGATATTGATACTGGCGCTATAGACGACGCCGGCGATAATGTCGAATCTA is a window from the Lachnospiraceae bacterium GAM79 genome containing:
- a CDS encoding cadherin-like beta sandwich domain-containing protein; this encodes MNKLKKCTAMILVLIMALSCFVYGNAIKAQAASTQFSISLSSSSVSKGGSVTVTVSVSCSEALGAYSYCLSYDSSVLEYTSGDGYGGGGTISCAGYGDGNIKSASNSFTFSAIASGSSYVGTGSSDVYTWGEESCSVSNAGATITVTAAGSGNNGGDSTTQAATTQEQGSTEAGSTESGESTESTEETSEETTEEMSDNCFLSSLQITPGELKPEFSKDVYSYETTVPGETTSLAINALPEDSKSSVSIDGNENFEPGKQAHVTIKITAETGDTHIYDLTVNVEEIVDTRAVINVNGTDYYFSQDYSKISVPEGFAQSKEKFDGTDVILYTSPNGQIKCAYLTDKDGKNGAWYIIDLNAKTAVPLINVQSAYKNFIILEPSDNVSKPEGYSSFSYDFGGNTVTAYHVTENDEVILVYAMSPDSDPSWYRYDTVEKTFVRYNADPVTEKQEEAASDGSFFDQHKDKVLTICIIVVVVMFFLIIILACMLVRVIRKGLPEDDEPDDPNDPDKMTDEDIDTGAIDDAGDNVESNANEDIHANAIDNAGDSVEANATDDAGDSVESDATDDTDDNIEADTTDDADDANVDSETSETSSVTDVADNSEIMDDSAKADTIDDTADSDSSEDSEQLVLNESSDKDSIEASSIPEIKAKTEPAEADTTDLQATTEEAVATDTTEAEQPKPDANASVKETAAATHDGMTELKAEPATKAENITSTRLSADAKKEQELTPAEEIVKKAAQYSSMNTADLSEVFNMAEAIINHEDPKKNAGSLQFKPIKQNAPEDKKEK